The following are from one region of the Numenius arquata chromosome 23, bNumArq3.hap1.1, whole genome shotgun sequence genome:
- the LOC141474708 gene encoding feather keratin Cos2-3-like isoform X1: MKGRYKSQCRSLLSHPLLWPPSLWEPVCSASSLFLSQVHLHTQDMSCYNQCLPCQPCGPTPLANSCNEPCVRQCQNSTVVIEPSAVVVTLPGPILSSFPQNTVVGSSTSAAVGSILSCDGVPITSGCCDLSGISSRYYGRRSLPC, translated from the exons ATGAAGGGCAGGTATAAAAGCCAGTGCAGGTCCCTCctctctcatccacttctctggCCTCCTTCTCTTTGGGAACCAG TGTGCTCTGCATCCTCCCTGttcctctcccaggtgcacctccacactcaagacatgtcctgctacaaccagtgcctgccatgccagccctgtggcccaaccccactggccaacagctgcaatgagccctgtgtcaggcagtgccagaactccaccgtcgtcattgagccttctgctgtggtggtgaccctgcctggacccatcctcagctccttccctcagaacaccgtggtgggatcctctacctctgctgctgttggcagcatcctcagctgtgatggagtgcccatcacctctgggtgctgtgacctctctggcatttccagccgctactatggcagaaggtccctcccCTGTTAA
- the LOC141474708 gene encoding feather keratin Cos2-3-like isoform X2, translated as MSCYNQCLPCQPCGPTPLANSCNEPCVRQCQNSTVVIEPSAVVVTLPGPILSSFPQNTVVGSSTSAAVGSILSCDGVPITSGCCDLSGISSRYYGRRSLPC; from the coding sequence atgtcctgctacaaccagtgcctgccatgccagccctgtggcccaaccccactggccaacagctgcaatgagccctgtgtcaggcagtgccagaactccaccgtcgtcattgagccttctgctgtggtggtgaccctgcctggacccatcctcagctccttccctcagaacaccgtggtgggatcctctacctctgctgctgttggcagcatcctcagctgtgatggagtgcccatcacctctgggtgctgtgacctctctggcatttccagccgctactatggcagaaggtccctcccCTGTTAA